A genomic stretch from Hoplias malabaricus isolate fHopMal1 chromosome 4, fHopMal1.hap1, whole genome shotgun sequence includes:
- the LOC136694929 gene encoding uncharacterized protein, whose protein sequence is MFKLPPPTNPTAPTYPHPHPDQPSPRPQPDPPSPRPTLTLTPTNPHLALNPTYPHPTLPSPSPRPTLTSPSTLPTLTPTYPHPHPDQPSPRPQPDPPSPHPTLTLTPTHPHSDPTLTLTPTHPHPTLPSPSPRPTHTPPYPHPHPEPPTPHPTLTLTPPHPHPHPDQPTPHPTLTLTPHHPTLTLTPHHPTLTPTKHHLALNPTYPHPHPDPPSPHPTLTLTPTHPHPIRPTLTPPYPHPHPDPPTPHPTLTLTPPYPHPDPLSPHHNLTLTPTHPHPTLPSPRPTQMFLNPALPSPSLYLTVGPSVSTKRDRKFAAIPLGPELKQGKQ, encoded by the exons ATGTTCAAACTCCCACCCCCAACCAACCCCACTGCCCCGACCTACCCTCACCCTCACCCCGACCAACCCTCACCTCGCCCTCAACCCGACCCACCCTCACCCCGACCTACCCTCACCCTCACCCCGACCAACCCTCACCTCGCCCTCAACCCGACCTACCCTCACCCCACCCTACCCTCACCCTCACCCCGACCCACCCTCACCTCACCCTCAACCCTACCCACCCTCACCCCGACCTACCCTCACCCTCACCCCGACCAACCCTCACCTCGCCCTCAACCCGACCCACCCTCACCCCACCCTACCCTCACCCTCACTCCGACCCACCCTCACTCCGACCCTACCCTCACCCTCACCCCGACCCACCCTCACCCCACCCTACCCTCACCCTCACCCCGACCCACCCACACCCCACCCTACCCTCACCCTCACCCCGAACCACCCACACCCCACCCTACCCTCACcctcaccccaccccaccctcacCCTCACCCCGACCAACCCACACCCCACCCTACCCTCACCCTCACCCCACACCACCCTACCCTCACCCTCACCCCACACCACCCTACCCTCACCCCGACCAAACATCATCTCGCCCTCAACCCGACCTACCCTCATCCTCACCCCGACCCACCCTCACCCCACCCTACCCTCACCCTCACCCCGACCCACCCTCACCCCATCCGACCCACCCTCACCCCACCCTACCCTCACCCTCACCCCGACCCACCCACACCCCACCCTACCCTCACCCTCACCCCACCCTACCCTCACCCCGACCCACTCTCACCCCACCATAACCTCACCCTCACCCCGACCCACCCTCACCCCACCCTACCCTCACCCCGACCCACCCAAAT GTTCCTGAATCCAGctcttccctccccctctctatacctcaccgtgggcccttcggttagcacaaagagagacaggaaattcgCTGCCATTCCCCTAGGACCGGAACTGAAACAAGGTAAGCAATGA